Within Citrus sinensis cultivar Valencia sweet orange chromosome 1, DVS_A1.0, whole genome shotgun sequence, the genomic segment TGTTCCCAAATCTGTAAAGAGTCATTCTTGAAGGCTCCATAAGCCATTCATTGAGTTTGAGGTGCTTCTCTACTTCATCTAGCACAGCTCTCCCTCCAGCATGGATGCAAAAATGCTCAAAAGCCAACTTGAAATCGGGAATATAGGgcttgattttcattttaaagatCTTTCTTGCAACCAAAGTCAGGGAAAACAGGAGTTGCTCAGACATTGGAAGAACCAACGGTCCGAGGGTGGTGATATTAGTTTTAAGGGCTTCTCCAGCAATAGCCATTAGGTCTTTTGAGATTTTGACTCCAATTCTTTTGGACTCATCTTCTTGTTGTGAAACACAGTTATAACTTTTGTCATCGGCACCCTTGTGTGTGCGGAGGGTGTGAAGTAGCTCATACTTTGCACGGCGGCGATCGGATGAGCGGTTGGAGAGGAGGATTGCAGCGCCACCCAATCGGAATAGGCAGTTTGTGAGAAGCATGGATCGGTCGTTGCCGCCATACCAATTCATAGTTATGTTCTCAGTGCTTACCACTAGAGCATAAGAGTCTGGTGTTACCTGTTACATGATATACACAAGTAGACTGAGTCTTCAAAGGTCATTAAAAGATCAATGAAATTATTGTACCATgtatacatataattaaacaaatgaaagagACTCAAGCTACGTTGTGCTCTCcgaacattaattaattattcattgtAGCATTAACATGGTACTGACGTGGTATTTAAGAGTGTGACATTGTGTTGGGTGTACACTTATGCAGACTGGAAAATGAAGTCGTACACAGTTTGAGAAGAGAAATTTGTGCGGAACGGAAGTACCATTTCGTGAACCACAGCCATTCGTTTGTGAAGGTCTGGTCCCCGATGGggccattaatttttctactttgaatttataaaatttataattttaaattgtgaAATTAGGGATTGTGGTACACATTAAATATGCACAAATGACAAGTTTTAATATGCCCAGGCAATACACCTACCCCGTgtcagtttttatttttttctcagtTTGAAAGACTGTTGATTGAGTTGAACAGAATAGTATTTTTCCGGGGGATTCGTAAAATAAGTAATGCCAGTCATGGATCGGTTACGGCCACTAATAATAGGACGGAATATATGTGTCTATATTTATTGCGATTTTAAATCACTAACAGTCCGTAGATATACTAATAAGGATGAATGAGAGagataatttctttctttttaacaacTTTCTTCGTACATGTATAAGAAATCTAGATCTAATTGATTTATGCCAAGATAAACgtatccttaatttttttgagacATTGATTCATAGACAAGTAAggttttttacctttttcttaacaaatagaaataatgTATATTTAAGTGGATCTTCGGATCGATATACATATAAATCATTACAATATACAAccagataaattatttaaacaggcacaaagtaaatatttttttgtagatTACAGTCTCTCTCAATATATAAAGGTCTGCTAAGCATAGCTCGAATCTACACCAACTAAGCAGTGAGATCTCTActtgttttatgaaaatatatatatctctaGACATAAACttgaaagtgaaatttttaagttgAGTAGTCCCCCAAGACGATACCCGAATTTATGCCCTCTCACTTTGATTAAGGGATCGATTCACCCCTCGGCAAAGGCGTAAAATGACCAAGattgaatttatatataatttctaatacCATGACTAGAGAGCTGAAGAACTATTTAATGccattaaaaggaaaaataaatgaataaataaagaagCTGAGACAGAGAAGAGAGATAATAGTGACGAACCTGTAAAAGCCTTCGGGCGAGGTCAATAGAAATAAGACCAGCACTGCAACCCATACCACCAAGATTATAGCTCAAAATGTTGCCTCTAAGCTTGTAGTGATTCACAACCATGGCAGATAAAGATGGTGTTGGATTAAACAAGCTGCTGTTCACCAAAAGAATCCCAATATCTCTAGGCTTAACCCCAGTTTTGGCCAAGAGCTCGTCAATTGCACCAACTATTACAGCCTTTGTCTCCTTCATTGCCAGCGCCATATTTTTGTTATCCAATGGGTTGTCGAACAAAGATTTTGGGCCACCTGACATTTTCCCAATCCCTGATCTCTCCACGACTTTCTTTTGAAACGCTAAAGATTCTTCAGTAAAATAACCATTTTTGGCAGCCATTCGAAACAAACGTTCTGCACTGCACATCTCAGATGGGTCAGGCTTGTAACATGCAAAGTTTACCAAGTAAACTGTTCTTGGCCGACTCATTAAATAAATGGTTGATATAAACACAAGAGAAACCAAGCATGCAAGCAGTGTCAGGAAATTGAACCGAAGCTCGTTCCATAGCTGAATGAAATCATCAACAGTTAAAGTTGAAAGATGAGTTAAAAGAATGCAAAGGAGTGGGACGAGCAAGAGATAAAGAGCGTTGGAGATCAGATAGTGGTAACCAAGCTTAACGTATTTGAGCTTGATGGATACGAAGAAGTTGGGAAGATTCTTCTGCTTTGGTTCATTTTGTAAGTTTTGTTGCTTCTCATTTTGTAAGTTTTGTTGCTTCCCACTAGCCATTGTTATTTGACAGCAAAATGCAGAATGAAACCCATATTGAGCAAACCACCTACATATATAGAAATGAGCACTTAATTAGTAGCCATGAAAGTTCAGAAGTTAAAAGAGAAAGCATAATTGCACTACGGTCCCTTTTGTTTACTGACAATgcaaaatttaatagtttgtaATTCGTGCCAACCAAGtccttttagttttattttaattaaaacttaagTAGTTGATCGTGGAGGATTATTAATATGGAGTTAATAAcactttttccttttggagAATGAGCTAATACATCTTTAAACTGATGTTAAATATACCTAGAATCTTttttaaagacaaaaaaacGGACATCAAATTTAGCGTGCTTTGCTCTCCTACATGTTCTAAATATTTCCTGACAATAAAACTTACGTACTCATactaaaacccaaaaaaaaaaaatcatctccaatttatcattttttttaaaaaaaaaatttcatgattCAGTCAGTACAATAAACACTTATCATTAAGCATCAAATTAAGTCTCAAAACGACATCATAAAATCTTACGCTGCCACATATTAAAAAACgttataaaaaaacaaagcGTTAACTggaattgtaataaattaataccagtttacttttttattttaaggaaCTAAGTATACTTAATTAGTACCGAGTTTTTATTATTCCATCACGGTTCTATCAATTTATTCTCCCAGATCAGCATTGCTAATCACATATGCGAGCGCAACTGCTCTTAGTCTTGCAAATGCTACGTCACTCACCAAGCTTCATGCCCAACTCCAACGCAATTCGCAAgctattttgagtttttcattttttttagcattttGATAGATTTAGTTTATTTGCAAAAGTAtggtaatttgatttttttgtttaattgatGGATTGTTTTGTTCATATTTCAAGAACTTATATTGAtttgtttagggtttaggAGAGAAATTGAcggaaaatcattttttttttctattaatgtGTTAGTACAACTACGTGTCAAGGTGGGTCAATGGACCCAAGtggcaaaaaagaaatttggaggattttt encodes:
- the LOC102617332 gene encoding 3-ketoacyl-CoA synthase 11 translates to MASGKQQNLQNEKQQNLQNEPKQKNLPNFFVSIKLKYVKLGYHYLISNALYLLLVPLLCILLTHLSTLTVDDFIQLWNELRFNFLTLLACLVSLVFISTIYLMSRPRTVYLVNFACYKPDPSEMCSAERLFRMAAKNGYFTEESLAFQKKVVERSGIGKMSGGPKSLFDNPLDNKNMALAMKETKAVIVGAIDELLAKTGVKPRDIGILLVNSSLFNPTPSLSAMVVNHYKLRGNILSYNLGGMGCSAGLISIDLARRLLQVTPDSYALVVSTENITMNWYGGNDRSMLLTNCLFRLGGAAILLSNRSSDRRRAKYELLHTLRTHKGADDKSYNCVSQQEDESKRIGVKISKDLMAIAGEALKTNITTLGPLVLPMSEQLLFSLTLVARKIFKMKIKPYIPDFKLAFEHFCIHAGGRAVLDEVEKHLKLNEWLMEPSRMTLYRFGNTSSSCLWYELAYFEAKGRIRKGDRTWQIAFGSGFKCNSAVWRALRTINPAHEKNPWMDEIDNFPVHVPEVIPIDF